TAATATGACACCCAACATAGTCGCTACAAGCGGTAATCGTTTCATCCCTGTCTCCTCAGAAAAGTCCTTCCAGCGCGTCCGCACCCTGTCTTACCTCTGCTGCTGGTCGTCCAGCCGCCACACGAAGCGTTCATCCTTTAATAAAGCCCTCTGGCTCCGCGATCCGCCTGACGGCATTCCCCTACCAGTTACCATATGGATAGTCCTTCCCTTCAATAAAATTACGGATGAAAGGATCGTAACCATTAGCCTCGATGTAATTGAAATCAATCCGGTTGGGAACGTTTTTGCATATCAGCATATCGTCTCCCGTAAGGGTGAACTGCCGGGCGGGGTGCTGAAGCACCGCAGGATCCCCATTATCTTCAAGCCAGACTCGCACCGTTCCGCCCGGTGCCAGTCCGATAAGCATATTATCCCGATAATACGTCTTTCCAGGACGATAGGTATCAGGATAGGTCGCGAGCATCTGCTGCCAGATCTCCCGGCTGAACCAGATTTCAGTCTCATACGCTTTTTTATCGATAACCGAATCCCAGCACACCGTCATCCTGACCGGCAGCGCCTTACCAATATTAAAATTGGCTGAAAAACCGCCCACGCGCTGGCTCCATTTCCCCACACTGCTCTGACTGGCTTCCGTCGGATCCAGTCGCCGGAAGATACTTTCCCGGATATCCCCGTCCTCCAGATACACCATCGTCACCAGCGCGGGCAGGTTGACAGGATAGAAAAAATTAAAATGCCAGCGCTCGTAAGGCAGTTTCTGCCCCCACTGCTCCACGCCATCCCCTAACAAAGATTTCACACCTTCCCGG
This DNA window, taken from Leclercia adecarboxylata, encodes the following:
- a CDS encoding DUF2931 family protein, with the translated sequence MKRLPLVATMLGVTLLAGCHDRREGVKSLLGDGVEQWGQKLPYERWHFNFFYPVNLPALVTMVYLEDGDIRESIFRRLDPTEASQSSVGKWSQRVGGFSANFNIGKALPVRMTVCWDSVIDKKAYETEIWFSREIWQQMLATYPDTYRPGKTYYRDNMLIGLAPGGTVRVWLEDNGDPAVLQHPARQFTLTGDDMLICKNVPNRIDFNYIEANGYDPFIRNFIEGKDYPYGNW